The proteins below come from a single Tachypleus tridentatus isolate NWPU-2018 chromosome 13, ASM421037v1, whole genome shotgun sequence genomic window:
- the LOC143237675 gene encoding carbonic anhydrase 2-like isoform X2 produces MLLVSLSLLFFICSPDADRHLAVGWSYEGDDGPKNWPQTCKGKQQSPINIDDSEVKINKNLRDIKFVNYDKALNNPTLVNNGHSVKLDIEDDSNVPNIQAGGLKSEYMFQQLHFHWGSEDSKGSEHTLNNKVYPMEMHLVHYNSNYEKDEVYKHEDGLAVLAVFIEVRLSVLYAGKARLTTTTTTPSQLSLKIWNLFLGTAHIIACPAMLFCRPCFQQIHHTTDTRVL; encoded by the exons ATGCTGTTGGTAAGCCTTAGTCTTCTCTTCTTCATCTGCTCTCCTGACGCTG ATAGACATCTCGCTGTTGGCTGGAGCTACGAGGGAGATGACG GGCCTAAGAACTGGCCTCAAACGTGCAAAGGAAAACAACAGTCTCCAATCAACATTGACGACAGTGAggtcaaaataaacaaaaacctgAGAGACATAAAGTTTGTGAATTATGACAAAGCTTTGAATAATCCAACCTTGGTTAACAATGGCCATTCAG TTAAACTGGACATTGAAGACGATTCAAACGTACCAAATATCCAAGCTGGTGGCTTAAAATCAGAATATATGTTCCAACAGCTCCATTTTCACTGGGGTAGTGAAGATTCAAAAGGTTCTGAACATACGTTGAACAACAAAGTGTATCCTATGGAa ATGCACCTTGTCCactataattcaaattatgaaaaAGATGAAGTTTATAAACACGAAGATGGCCTGGCTGTTCTTGCTGTTTTCATTGAGGTAAGACTTA GTGTTTTATACGCTGGAAAAGCACG ATTGACGACAACGACAACAACGCCTTCTCAGCTTTCTCTGAAAATCTGGAATTTGTTTTTGGGAACGGCTCATATAATAGCTTGTCCAGCGATGTTATTCTGCAGGCCTTGCTTCCAACAAATACATCATACTACAGATACCAGGGTTCTTTGA
- the LOC143237675 gene encoding carbonic anhydrase 2-like isoform X3 encodes MLLVSLSLLFFICSPDADRHLAVGWSYEGDDGPKNWPQTCKGKQQSPINIDDSEVKINKNLRDIKFVNYDKALNNPTLVNNGHSVKLDIEDDSNVPNIQAGGLKSEYMFQQLHFHWGSEDSKGSEHTLNNKVYPMEMHLVHYNSNYEKDEVYKHEDGLAVLAVFIEVFYTLEKHD; translated from the exons ATGCTGTTGGTAAGCCTTAGTCTTCTCTTCTTCATCTGCTCTCCTGACGCTG ATAGACATCTCGCTGTTGGCTGGAGCTACGAGGGAGATGACG GGCCTAAGAACTGGCCTCAAACGTGCAAAGGAAAACAACAGTCTCCAATCAACATTGACGACAGTGAggtcaaaataaacaaaaacctgAGAGACATAAAGTTTGTGAATTATGACAAAGCTTTGAATAATCCAACCTTGGTTAACAATGGCCATTCAG TTAAACTGGACATTGAAGACGATTCAAACGTACCAAATATCCAAGCTGGTGGCTTAAAATCAGAATATATGTTCCAACAGCTCCATTTTCACTGGGGTAGTGAAGATTCAAAAGGTTCTGAACATACGTTGAACAACAAAGTGTATCCTATGGAa ATGCACCTTGTCCactataattcaaattatgaaaaAGATGAAGTTTATAAACACGAAGATGGCCTGGCTGTTCTTGCTGTTTTCATTGAG GTGTTTTATACGCTGGAAAAGCACG ATTGA